A window of Cryptomeria japonica chromosome 3, Sugi_1.0, whole genome shotgun sequence contains these coding sequences:
- the LOC131044928 gene encoding secreted RxLR effector protein 161 has product MYLVNTRPDICYAVNALSQFMSMPKHVHLVAAKHILRYLRDTVGYGLKYPLNTPITLEGYSDADWAGSVKDRKNTFGICFSLGSAVISWACRKQSSIALSTPEVEYIAASIASREAVWLRKLLSELFGQPWESTVIHCDNQSCIKMYVNPVFHDRSKHVKTHYHFIRDMVQRGDIQLKYVSIDDQMADILTKALSRVKFMYFRDKLGVVENETLVEKESQPQ; this is encoded by the coding sequence atgtatctagttaacactagaccagatatatgctatgcagtgaatgctctcagccagttcatgagcatgcctaaacatgttcatcttgttgcagctaaacacatcctaagatacttgcgagaCACAGTTGGTTATGGgttgaagtatccacttaacactccaataaccCTGGAAGGTTactcagatgcagattgggcaggaagtgtcaaggacaggaaaaacACTTTTGGCATTTGTTTTAGCTTAGGatccgcagtgatctcttgggcttgcagaaaacagtCCTCAATAGCACTAAGTACACccgaagttgagtacattgcagcaAGTATTGCTTCTAGAGAAGcggtgtggcttcgtaagctcctctctgagttgtttggacaaccttgggaatctacagttattcattgcgataatcaaagttgtataaagatgtatgtcaatccagtgtttcatgacaggtcaaaacatgtgaagactcattatcacttcattcgagatatggtgcaaagaggcgacattcagctgaagtatgtcagtATTGATGATCAGAtggcagatattcttaccaaggctCTGTCGAGAGTGAAGTTTATGTACTTCAGAGACAAACTTGGTGTTGTGGAAAATGAAACATTGGTTGAGaaggagtctcaacctcagtga